One Vibrio penaeicida DNA segment encodes these proteins:
- a CDS encoding TRAP transporter large permease, whose amino-acid sequence MEINEILIISMFGSFILLLFLGIPVAWVLGGIGIIFGGLAYFSDLYLDTITGLDFQTLGLLVNRLYKIMDNWILVALPMFIFMGNMLDKSGVADRLMFSMQAMFGKVHGGLAITVVSIGIILAASTGIIGASVVLLAMMALPSMLKQGYNKPLALGTIASSGCLGILLPPSIMLVIMADQLGLSVGDLFMAAVFPGLALGAMYIFYLLISGVLKPNALPLPDTAEKVSFKIIWQVVKAIIPTLLLILAVLGSIFAGIATPTEASGVGAAGATLLAIYYKRFSLKILKEVTIESYKTTAYIFAIFIGATCFSLVLRELGGDEFIESIFQQLPFGPYGIIAFILLMVFLLGFFLDWIEITLIILPLLAPVVAGLDLNIGQFAGIDDPTTVWFVMLVAMTLQTSFLTPPVGFALFYLKGVCPPEIQLSDIYKGVIPFILLQLLALLLILFWPSIALWLPSIAYN is encoded by the coding sequence GTGGAAATCAATGAAATTCTCATCATAAGCATGTTCGGCAGCTTTATCCTTTTGCTTTTTTTAGGCATCCCGGTGGCGTGGGTGTTAGGTGGAATTGGCATTATATTTGGCGGTCTGGCGTATTTCTCAGATCTGTACCTAGACACCATCACGGGACTCGACTTTCAAACGCTCGGACTTTTGGTTAACCGCCTATATAAGATCATGGATAACTGGATCCTAGTCGCCTTGCCCATGTTCATCTTCATGGGAAATATGTTGGACAAGTCTGGGGTAGCTGATCGGCTGATGTTCTCTATGCAAGCGATGTTTGGAAAAGTACATGGTGGCTTAGCGATTACCGTCGTTTCTATTGGCATCATCTTAGCCGCATCAACCGGAATCATTGGGGCTTCCGTAGTACTGCTCGCAATGATGGCCCTGCCTTCCATGCTCAAACAAGGCTACAATAAACCTTTAGCGCTCGGAACCATTGCGTCTTCTGGTTGCCTTGGAATATTACTTCCCCCATCCATCATGTTGGTCATCATGGCGGATCAACTGGGATTATCGGTTGGTGATTTGTTCATGGCGGCGGTTTTCCCGGGGCTTGCACTTGGGGCAATGTACATATTCTATCTCCTCATTTCGGGGGTGCTAAAACCCAATGCACTGCCGTTACCTGATACCGCTGAAAAAGTATCCTTCAAAATTATCTGGCAAGTCGTCAAAGCAATCATCCCTACATTACTACTCATTCTTGCAGTATTAGGGTCCATATTTGCAGGTATCGCCACGCCAACTGAGGCATCCGGTGTTGGTGCGGCAGGAGCAACCTTACTGGCTATATACTACAAACGGTTTTCCCTCAAAATTCTGAAAGAAGTCACCATTGAAAGCTATAAGACCACGGCTTACATCTTTGCCATTTTCATTGGGGCAACCTGCTTTTCATTGGTCTTGCGAGAATTAGGGGGGGATGAGTTCATTGAAAGCATCTTTCAACAGCTCCCTTTCGGTCCCTACGGCATTATCGCTTTCATCCTTTTGATGGTGTTTCTACTGGGCTTTTTTCTTGATTGGATTGAAATCACGCTGATCATTTTGCCGTTGTTAGCGCCGGTTGTTGCGGGATTAGATCTGAACATTGGTCAATTTGCTGGCATCGATGACCCAACAACAGTTTGGTTTGTCATGCTCGTCGCCATGACATTGCAAACCAGTTTCCTAACGCCACCTGTTGGATTCGCACTGTTTTACTTGAAAGGGGTGTGTCCACCAGAGATACAACTGTCGGATATATACAAAGGGGTAATACCATTTATTCTGTTGCAGCTTTTAGCGTTGTTGCTGATTTTATTCTGGCCGAGTATCGCGCTGTGGTTACCGTCTATCGCTTATAACTAA
- the upp gene encoding uracil phosphoribosyltransferase, translating to MKVVEVKHPLVKHKLGLMREGDISTKRFRELATEVGSLLTYEATADFEMERVTIEGWNGPVEVDQIKGKKVTVVPILRAGLGMMDGVLEHMPSARISVVGIYRDEETLEPVPYFNKLASNIDERIALVVDPMLATGGSMIATIDLLKEKGCKSIKVLVLVAAPEGVEALKKAHPDVELYTAAIDEKLNDKGYIVPGLGDAGDKIFGTK from the coding sequence ATGAAAGTTGTTGAAGTAAAGCACCCATTAGTTAAACACAAACTGGGCTTAATGCGAGAAGGTGACATCAGCACTAAACGTTTTCGTGAGCTTGCGACTGAGGTAGGTAGCCTACTTACTTATGAAGCCACCGCGGATTTCGAAATGGAACGTGTGACGATTGAAGGTTGGAACGGTCCAGTAGAAGTGGATCAAATCAAAGGCAAAAAAGTAACGGTTGTGCCAATCCTTCGTGCTGGTCTAGGCATGATGGACGGTGTTTTGGAACATATGCCAAGTGCACGCATCAGTGTTGTTGGTATCTACCGTGATGAAGAGACACTAGAGCCAGTACCTTACTTCAATAAACTGGCGTCAAATATTGATGAGCGTATTGCCTTAGTAGTCGATCCAATGCTGGCGACTGGCGGCTCGATGATTGCAACCATCGACCTTTTGAAAGAAAAAGGCTGTAAGTCGATCAAGGTACTTGTGCTGGTTGCTGCACCTGAAGGTGTAGAAGCATTGAAAAAAGCGCATCCAGATGTGGAGCTATATACAGCCGCGATTGATGAAAAACTTAACGATAAAGGCTATATCGTTCCTGGGCTTGGTGATGCAGGCGATAAGATTTTCGGCACTAAGTAA
- the purM gene encoding phosphoribosylformylglycinamidine cyclo-ligase encodes MSGNNSSLSYKDAGVDIDAGNALVDRIKGVVKRTRRPEVMGGIGGFGALCELPTKYNEPLLVSGTDGVGTKLRLALDMKKHDTIGIDLVAMCVNDLIVQGAEPLFFLDYYATGKLDVDTAADVVAGIGEGCIQAGCALIGGETAEMPGMYEGEDYDVAGFCVGVVEKSEVIDGTKVAAGDALIAVGSSGPHSNGYSLVRKILEVSEADLSEELNGRTIGEQLLEPTKIYIKSALKMIAEHDIHAISHITGGGFWENIPRVLPEGTKAVVDGNSWEWPAIFSWLQEKGNVETHEMYRTFNCGVGLIVALPKEQAAAAVELLKAEGENAWVIGEIASAAAGEEQVEIR; translated from the coding sequence GTGAGTGGTAACAACTCTTCTCTAAGTTATAAAGACGCTGGTGTAGATATTGATGCTGGTAATGCTCTGGTAGACCGAATTAAAGGTGTGGTAAAGCGCACTCGTCGTCCTGAAGTAATGGGCGGTATTGGTGGCTTTGGCGCACTATGCGAATTACCAACTAAATACAATGAACCACTGCTAGTGTCTGGAACAGACGGCGTAGGCACGAAACTTCGCCTAGCATTGGATATGAAAAAACACGACACCATTGGTATCGACTTGGTTGCAATGTGTGTGAACGATCTTATCGTTCAAGGTGCAGAACCTCTTTTCTTCCTTGATTACTACGCAACAGGCAAGCTAGATGTTGATACTGCAGCAGACGTAGTTGCGGGTATTGGCGAAGGCTGTATTCAAGCTGGCTGTGCGCTAATCGGTGGCGAAACCGCTGAAATGCCGGGCATGTACGAAGGCGAAGACTACGACGTTGCTGGCTTCTGTGTCGGTGTTGTAGAAAAATCTGAAGTGATCGACGGTACTAAAGTTGCCGCTGGCGATGCACTGATTGCGGTAGGCTCTAGTGGTCCTCACTCAAACGGCTACTCTCTAGTCCGTAAGATTCTTGAAGTTTCTGAAGCGGATTTAAGCGAAGAGCTAAACGGACGCACGATTGGTGAGCAACTGCTTGAACCAACAAAAATTTACATTAAATCAGCACTTAAGATGATTGCAGAACACGACATTCACGCGATCTCGCACATCACAGGTGGTGGTTTCTGGGAAAATATCCCACGCGTTCTTCCTGAAGGCACAAAAGCGGTTGTCGATGGCAACAGCTGGGAATGGCCAGCAATTTTCTCTTGGCTACAAGAGAAAGGCAATGTTGAAACTCACGAAATGTACCGTACCTTTAACTGTGGTGTTGGTCTGATTGTTGCTCTACCAAAAGAGCAAGCAGCAGCGGCAGTTGAACTGCTTAAAGCAGAAGGCGAAAACGCTTGGGTTATCGGTGAAATCGCATCAGCAGCAGCTGGTGAAGAGCAAGTAGAGATTCGCTAA
- the purN gene encoding phosphoribosylglycinamide formyltransferase, which yields MKNIVVLISGNGSNLQAVIDACENGSIEGKVSAVFSNKADAYGLERAKRSGIDARAVSHKDFESREAFDLALMGEIDQYQPDLIILAGYMRILSEGFVRHYIGKMINIHPSLLPKYPGLNTHQRAIDAGDEEHGTSVHFVTEELDGGPVILQAKVPVFENDSADALAERIQTQEHRIYPLVAQWFVTNRLSMQDGKAVLDGHILGENGYAEE from the coding sequence ATGAAAAATATCGTTGTCTTAATTTCCGGAAATGGCAGTAACTTACAGGCAGTGATTGACGCCTGTGAAAATGGAAGCATTGAAGGAAAAGTCAGCGCCGTTTTTTCTAACAAAGCTGACGCTTACGGATTGGAACGAGCAAAACGCAGCGGGATTGATGCCCGCGCTGTCAGCCACAAAGATTTTGAGTCGCGTGAGGCATTCGATTTAGCGCTAATGGGCGAAATCGACCAATACCAACCCGACTTAATTATTCTTGCAGGCTACATGCGTATTCTGAGTGAAGGATTTGTTCGTCACTATATAGGTAAGATGATCAACATTCACCCATCTCTTCTTCCGAAGTACCCTGGTTTAAACACTCATCAACGTGCAATAGATGCTGGCGATGAGGAACATGGAACCAGTGTTCACTTCGTTACAGAAGAGCTCGATGGCGGACCGGTTATTTTGCAAGCAAAAGTCCCTGTATTCGAAAACGATTCAGCGGATGCTTTAGCAGAACGTATTCAAACTCAGGAACACCGCATCTACCCATTAGTTGCTCAATGGTTTGTAACCAACAGATTATCGATGCAAGACGGTAAAGCGGTTTTGGATGGGCATATCCTAGGCGAGAATGGCTACGCTGAAGAATAA
- a CDS encoding Lrp/AsnC family transcriptional regulator produces MLTSIIFFNVERDKINAVAEQLAGLKEMSEVFSVSGAFDLIAIVRVNKADDLSRLVTEEMIKIEGITKTDTMLAFKAYSRHDLESMFSFD; encoded by the coding sequence ATGTTAACGTCAATCATTTTTTTCAATGTTGAGCGAGATAAAATAAACGCCGTCGCGGAGCAGCTAGCGGGTTTAAAAGAAATGTCGGAAGTCTTTTCAGTAAGTGGTGCGTTTGATTTGATTGCGATTGTTCGAGTAAACAAAGCGGATGATCTGTCTCGGCTTGTAACAGAAGAGATGATCAAAATAGAAGGCATCACCAAAACCGATACGATGTTGGCCTTCAAAGCGTATTCTCGACACGATCTCGAAAGCATGTTCAGCTTTGATTGA
- a CDS encoding maleate cis-trans isomerase family protein, translated as MSQTFKIGQIVPSSNLTMEREIPAMLRAREAVYPERFSFHSSRMRMKHVTPEELKSMDSDSDRCALELSDADVDVMGYACLVAIMAQGNGYHRESQKRLHEVTQSNGYPTPIVSSAGALVDCLKLMNAKRISLITPYMKPLTQLVCDYIEYEGIEVHDSVSLEIPNNLEVAAQDPMNLVEIYKRLDLTGIDVLVLSACVQMPSLAAIQAVEDECGIPVISAAVATTHQILTTLGLEAKVPNCGKLLS; from the coding sequence ATGAGTCAAACATTCAAAATTGGGCAAATTGTGCCCAGTTCTAACCTCACGATGGAGCGTGAAATTCCAGCAATGCTAAGGGCAAGAGAAGCGGTTTATCCAGAGAGATTTTCGTTTCACTCCAGCCGGATGAGGATGAAGCACGTTACGCCGGAAGAGCTGAAGTCCATGGACAGCGACAGCGATCGATGTGCATTAGAGCTGTCGGACGCGGATGTGGATGTTATGGGTTACGCCTGCCTTGTTGCCATTATGGCGCAGGGCAACGGCTACCACCGAGAAAGCCAGAAAAGGTTGCATGAAGTGACTCAATCTAACGGCTACCCGACTCCAATAGTGAGTTCAGCAGGTGCGCTGGTGGATTGTTTGAAATTAATGAATGCCAAACGGATTTCGTTGATTACCCCATATATGAAACCGCTCACTCAATTGGTTTGTGATTACATCGAGTACGAAGGCATCGAAGTGCACGATTCTGTCTCGCTCGAAATCCCCAACAATTTAGAAGTTGCAGCGCAAGACCCTATGAATCTTGTCGAGATATATAAGCGGTTAGATCTCACTGGCATCGATGTATTGGTTTTGTCTGCCTGTGTTCAAATGCCTTCATTGGCAGCAATACAAGCTGTGGAAGATGAATGTGGAATCCCTGTCATCTCTGCCGCGGTGGCGACAACGCATCAAATTCTGACTACTTTAGGGTTGGAGGCTAAGGTGCCCAACTGCGGAAAGCTACTGTCTTGA
- a CDS encoding fumarylacetoacetate hydrolase family protein, protein MKLITYRNGHQGEARLGVVLDNMVVDVEKLGSAVGQTFPNSMLELIDQGLDGLAAISRALEETQANRPNGIATAEENVTVMAPIPKPRKNIFGIGLNYVEHVAESAKSLDTSKDLPDKPVVFSKPPTSVIATGESIQHNAAMTQQLDWEVELAVIIGKRATRINKEDAMDHVFGYTVINDVSARDNRRAGQWIFSKGQDSYAPMGPCIVTADSVEDPHNLDLWLTKNGEEKQRSNTQHLLFDIPTLISDISTGITLEPGDIIATGTPSGVGAGREPQEWMWPGDVIECGVDGIGVIRNPVVNIGAQS, encoded by the coding sequence ATGAAACTTATAACATACAGAAATGGGCACCAAGGTGAAGCCCGATTGGGTGTGGTTTTAGATAATATGGTGGTGGATGTCGAAAAATTAGGAAGTGCAGTCGGTCAAACCTTCCCTAACTCTATGCTTGAATTGATCGACCAAGGTCTAGATGGTTTAGCGGCGATATCCCGAGCGTTGGAAGAAACGCAGGCGAACCGACCAAATGGAATCGCAACCGCGGAAGAGAATGTTACGGTGATGGCACCCATCCCCAAGCCTAGAAAAAACATTTTTGGTATTGGGTTAAATTACGTGGAGCACGTTGCTGAATCGGCAAAGTCGCTGGATACGTCAAAAGACCTACCGGACAAGCCAGTTGTGTTTTCTAAGCCACCGACCAGTGTGATCGCCACTGGTGAATCCATTCAACATAACGCAGCAATGACTCAGCAGTTGGATTGGGAAGTGGAATTAGCGGTCATTATCGGTAAGCGTGCTACGCGTATCAATAAAGAAGATGCCATGGACCACGTATTTGGTTATACCGTCATCAATGATGTTTCTGCTCGTGATAATCGCAGAGCTGGTCAATGGATCTTCTCCAAAGGTCAGGATTCCTATGCGCCTATGGGACCGTGTATTGTGACGGCGGATTCGGTCGAAGATCCGCATAATCTCGACTTATGGCTAACCAAAAACGGCGAGGAAAAGCAGCGTTCGAATACCCAGCATTTACTGTTTGATATCCCCACGCTCATTTCCGATATCTCAACGGGCATCACCTTAGAACCTGGGGACATTATCGCAACGGGAACCCCTTCAGGCGTTGGGGCTGGTCGTGAACCTCAAGAGTGGATGTGGCCTGGTGACGTAATTGAGTGTGGTGTCGATGGAATCGGGGTGATTAGAAACCCTGTAGTCAACATTGGGGCGCAGTCATGA